In a single window of the Pseudopipra pipra isolate bDixPip1 chromosome 21, bDixPip1.hap1, whole genome shotgun sequence genome:
- the BCL7B gene encoding B-cell CLL/lymphoma 7 protein family member B isoform X2 — translation MSGRSVRAETRSRAKDDIKKVMAAIERVRRWEKKWVTVGDTSLRIFKWVPVADSKEKEKSKSSSSTAREPNGFPADTSANSSLLLEFQDENSNQSSLSDVYQLKVDSSPNSSPSPQQSESMSPAHTSDFRTDDSQPPTLGQETLEEPSLPSSEVADEPPTLTKEEPVPLETQVTEEEEDSGAPPLKRFCADQNSVCHTASES, via the exons ATGTCGGGGCGCTCGGTGCGGGCCGAGACCCGCAGCCGCGCCAAGGATGACATCAAGAAGGTGATGGCGGCCATCGAGCGCGTCCGCAGATG GGAGAAGAAGTGGGTGACGGTGGGAGACACGTCCCTGCGGATATTCAAGTGGGTGCCGGTGGCCGACAGCAAGGAG aaagagaaatccaaatcaagcagcagcactgctcgAGAACCCAATGGCTTCCCAGCTGACACTTCTGCCaactcctccctcctcctggaGTTCCAAG ATGAGAACAGCAACCAGAGCTCCCTGTCCGATGTGTACCAGCTCAAGGTGGACAGCAGCCCCAACTCCAGCCCCAGTCCCCAGCAGAGCGAGTCCATGAGTCCTGCCCACACGTCCGACTTCCGCACGGACGACTCGCAGCCCCCCACCCTGGGGCAGGAGACCCTGGAAg AgccctccctgccttcctcagAAGTGGCAGACGAGCCTCCCACTCTCACAAAGGAAGAGCCAGTCCCCCTTGAGACTCAG GTAACTGAAGAGGAGGAGGACTCCGGTGCGCCGCCTCTGAAGAGATTTTGTGCCGACCAGAACTCTGTGTGCCACACGGCCTCGGAGAGCTGA
- the BCL7B gene encoding B-cell CLL/lymphoma 7 protein family member B isoform X1: MSGRSVRAETRSRAKDDIKKVMAAIERVRRWEKKWVTVGDTSLRIFKWVPVADSKEKEKSKSSSSTAREPNGFPADTSANSSLLLEFQGAVSADENSNQSSLSDVYQLKVDSSPNSSPSPQQSESMSPAHTSDFRTDDSQPPTLGQETLEEPSLPSSEVADEPPTLTKEEPVPLETQVTEEEEDSGAPPLKRFCADQNSVCHTASES; this comes from the exons ATGTCGGGGCGCTCGGTGCGGGCCGAGACCCGCAGCCGCGCCAAGGATGACATCAAGAAGGTGATGGCGGCCATCGAGCGCGTCCGCAGATG GGAGAAGAAGTGGGTGACGGTGGGAGACACGTCCCTGCGGATATTCAAGTGGGTGCCGGTGGCCGACAGCAAGGAG aaagagaaatccaaatcaagcagcagcactgctcgAGAACCCAATGGCTTCCCAGCTGACACTTCTGCCaactcctccctcctcctggaGTTCCAAG GTGCTGTTTCTGCAGATGAGAACAGCAACCAGAGCTCCCTGTCCGATGTGTACCAGCTCAAGGTGGACAGCAGCCCCAACTCCAGCCCCAGTCCCCAGCAGAGCGAGTCCATGAGTCCTGCCCACACGTCCGACTTCCGCACGGACGACTCGCAGCCCCCCACCCTGGGGCAGGAGACCCTGGAAg AgccctccctgccttcctcagAAGTGGCAGACGAGCCTCCCACTCTCACAAAGGAAGAGCCAGTCCCCCTTGAGACTCAG GTAACTGAAGAGGAGGAGGACTCCGGTGCGCCGCCTCTGAAGAGATTTTGTGCCGACCAGAACTCTGTGTGCCACACGGCCTCGGAGAGCTGA
- the LOC135425433 gene encoding schlafen family member 13-like yields the protein MANQEEHLLINLNTNYADVVVDIGKILVGESYRKKMTSLNQKRQRRDLSIAVCALLNSGGGIVRMESEDRNYCFQEHGIGLDIENSLRDCIGSNEIGEYFTWMQKGNNLLLFVKTWSCGGLEQGSAEATKPRLCSLSTGLFRRSGTSVFPVKSRDAPEFLRGKKSSAKGNSVNGQSAKRALLSFFGGANETSLNIQEHDIQDAAARFIEREKVLVGEVLDFTETTHIEFKKYSTENVLEYVSKNLPKYVSAFANTEGGYLFFGVDDNGKVTGTHSNVEKEALEQAVAKTISSMSVHHSCGSGAQGVQLQTHILDVYDQAGCSQGYICAVHVERSCCPVFHGDPESWMVMSGKIERLRAGKWMELMTASDPVVSALADEFKTELSLANGPPLVKPVYSKAGLQCAAELQEHLYPVGSNEIKWKPETICTDLFSEYPGLEALMRKQLRGVTQGVLIFSRSWAVDIGLQKNQDVVCDALLVADNEYPVLFTVVRDASCVTSGTWRETARALKQKLVNDGGYTPRVCVIPQILQLNGTEDQTAVKENDVSRQETLHDSTSPYPKSYILTSRDIPAFLRALVIVVLGFKSYLSDHLGCEIFKLLTLKQYELLSKNLHKVRKLFVLGLPGTGKTIVALKIIEKIKNTFHCSADEILYICENQPLRDFVRNNDCQAVTRATFMKKNFPDVKHIMVDEAQNFRRDEGDWYQRARSIVERSGGIFWVFLDFFQTTYPCDCGLDFSKMDPQEWLTKMVRNAEEICCFMLNLMRKIHRTRNTGMPYEVLEELLKQAECAHSLPGSFRQHNIRPDELAKSVAKLCKSYLDQGYSLGDMAILCSTQPAAEQFRGELQPELARQLRKRRVRGALGLAENVSKNVIVIDSIRRFSGLERTIVFVIDPYTVQGQIFDNLVLCAVSRANTKVHLFNWKERYF from the exons ATGGCCAACCAGGAGGAGCATCTGCTGATCAACTTGAACACGAACTATGCCGACGTGGTGGTAGATATTGGGAAAATACTTGTTGGAGAGAGTTACAGAAAGAAGATGACCTCTTTGAATCAGAAAAGGCAACGAAGGGACCTTTCCATAGCAGTGTGTGCATTGCTGAATTCAGGAGGAGGAATAGTGAGGATGGAGAGTGAGGACAGGAATTACTGCTTCCAGGAGCATGGCATTGGTCTGGACATCGAGAACAGCCTCCGGGATTGCATTGGCAGCAACGAGATCGGTGAATACTTCACGTGGATGCAGAAGGGGAATAACTTGCTGCTCTTTGTTAAAACATGGAGCTGTGGAGGCCTGGAACAAGGAAGTGCAGAAGCCACCAAGCCGCGTCTCTGCAGCCTGAGCACTGGTTTGTTTCGTAGGTCTGGTACTTCCGTTTTCCCTGTCAAGTCAAGAGATGCCCCTGAATTCCtgagggggaagaaaagctcTGCCAAGGGCAACAGTGTGAATGGGCAGAGTGCCAAGAGAGCTCTGCTGAGTTTTTTTGGTGGAGCAAATGAGACTTCACTGAACATCCAGGAGCATGACATCCAAGATGCTGCAGCCAGGTttatagagagagaaaaagtgcTGGTTGGGGAGGTCCTGGATTTCACAGAGACAACTCATATTGAATTTAAGAAATACAGTACAGAGAATGTCTTGGAATACGTGAGCAAAAACCTTCCTAAATATGTCTCTGCCTTTGCAAACACTGAGGgtggatatttattttttggtgTGGATGACAATGGTAAAGTCACCGGAACCCACAGTAATGTGGAGAAAGAAGCCTTAGAACAAGCAGTGGCCAAGACCATCAGCTCGATGTCTGTCCATCACTCCTGTGgctctggggctcagggagtgCAGCTCCAGACACACATCCTGGATGTTTATGACCAAGCAGGATGTTCACAGGGCTACATCTGCGCTGTGCACGTTGAGAGGTCCTGCTGCCCTGTGTTCCATGGTGACCCCGAATCCTGGATGGTGATGAGTGGCAAGATTGAAAGACTGAGAGCTGGGAAATGGATGGAGCTCATGACAGCTTCAGACCCAG TTGTGTCAGCTTTGGCTGATGAATTTAAGACTGAGCTCAGCTTGGCAAACGGCCCTCCTCTGGTCAAGCCAGTTTATTCCAAAGCTGGTCTACAGTGTGCAGCTGAACTCCAAGAACATCTCTACCCAG tgggTTCTAATGAAATCAAATGGAAGCCAGAAACCATCTGCACCGACCTGTTCTCAGAGTACCCTGGATTAGAGGCTTTAATGAGAAAACAACTCCGTGGAGTTACCCAAGGGGTACTGATATTTTCAAGGAGTTGGGCTGTTGACATTGGCTTGCAGAAAAACCAGGATGTTGTGTGTGATGCTCTCTTAGTAGCTGACAATGAGTATCCAGTGTTGTTTACTGTGGTCAGGGACGCCTCGTGTGTCACGTCTGGAACCTGGAGAGAAACTGCTCGTGCCTTGAAGCAAAAACTAGTCAATGATGGGGGATATACTCCAAGAGTGTGTGTGATTCCCCAGATCCTGCAGCTGAATGGCACAGAGGACCAGACAGCAGTTAAAGAGAATGATGTTTCCCGGCAAGAAACCCTGCATGATTCCACCAGCCCTTACCCAAAGAGTTACATCCTCACCTCCAGGGACATCCCTGCCTTCCTGCGGGCACTTGTGATTGTTGTGCTGGGCTTTAAGTCCTACTTAAGTGACCATCTTGGCTGTGAGATTTTCAAACTTCTCACTCTCAAACAGTATGAGCTGCTCTCCAAGAACCTGCACAAAGTCAGGAAGCTGTTTGTCCTTGGTCTTCCTGGGACAGGGAAAACAATTGTGGCTTTGAAGATcattgagaaaataaaaaacacttttCACTGTTCTGCGGACGAGATACTTTATATTTGTGAAAATCAACCCTTGAGGGATTTTGTGAG AAATAATGACTGCCAGGCTGTGACACGTGCTACCTTCATGAAAAAGAACTTTCCAGATGTGAAACACATCATGGTTGATGAAGCTCAGAATTTTCGTCGTGATGAAGGAGATTGGTACCAACGCGCCCGGTCAATAGTTGAAAGAAGCGGTGGCATTTTCTGGGTCTTTCTGGATTTCTTCCAGACCACTTACCCATGTGACTGTGGTCTTGACTTTTCAAAAATGGATCCTCAGGAATGGCTGACCAAAATGGTCCGGAATGCTGAGGAAATATGCTGTTTCATGTTAAATCTAATGAGGAAAATCCACCGAACACGTAACACTGGTATGCCCTATGAAGTGCTGGAGGAGTTGTTGAAACAGGCTGAATGTGCCCATTCTTTGCCAGGGTCCTTTAGACAACACAATATAAGACCAGATGAATTGGCAAAGTCTGTGGCCAAGCTCTGCAAGAGCTACCTGGATCAAGGCTATTCCCTCGGGGATATGGCCatcctgtgcagcacacagCCTGCAGCCGAGCAGTTCAGAGGGGAACTGCAACCTGAGCTAGCAAGACAACTAAGGAAGCGCAGGGTGAGGGGGGCCTTGGGGTTAGCAGAGAATGTTTCAAAAAATGTCATTGTCATTGACAGCATCCGACGCTTCTCAGGCCTGGAAAGGACGATTGTCTTTGTCATCGACCCTTACACTGTGCAAGGGCAGATATTTGACAATCTCGTGCTCTGTGCAGTGTCCAGAGCCAACACCAAAGTCCATTTGTTTAATTGGaaggaaagatatttttaa